In Panulirus ornatus isolate Po-2019 chromosome 30, ASM3632096v1, whole genome shotgun sequence, a single genomic region encodes these proteins:
- the LOC139758259 gene encoding LOW QUALITY PROTEIN: glutamate receptor ionotropic, kainate glr-3-like (The sequence of the model RefSeq protein was modified relative to this genomic sequence to represent the inferred CDS: inserted 1 base in 1 codon) produces the protein MNSSSLYFLLGLLLTGACVKTVEIKNLLREMRAGIIERREEVSRQVGAMVSGVLEQYLAGCHLVLASTTQHSPMFSHAIRHLAAWVYTQVVVETGLLFHHNKTTQHEPSRDQLLKGLWGDGTPTCHALILDDTSRDAHPHVRILDWSSVWLRPETRVVVIGESEGVEDVLHHFTLRNTIHVLYLALHSHTLREPPQVTGLRRESSEEGSEEVRMYRRCLYCNDGEADIQLLSRWKLNLSVPTGLLVFTEHGANFMGHEFKIVDKRYFPYFTYERASDEPGSVVYPRDSLITRMVNTVALRLNFTYTIREPLDGQWGVRNEXGTWTGIVGELQNQLVDFTMDSTLTPQRAPVLDYARVYIDESIVILSSKPRLLPEYLSLIRPFEGELWLLLLISVVTWGVTLWLLQMAWSKASGGRGLSLSSSLFYSWSVILEDPPSRPPENITAQVLVGWWLVFCLVVSTAYRSSLISHLVVQGKSPLINSVEDLVARESWRWGTPRMTGALLTFLKTSPNPAIQKMYKGMQANSIEEGMRLVLQGGYSFIYNKYISKTFIAARYTDDVGYTPVHISNKNYVLFTGNAWACRRGAPFRRGLDQAIQQLLEAGLITFWMDDVIATHVRNTRDRKQKETTEALENESKLLHMEDGQVVLGLRHLQVTFYLLLLGFVLSFVVFLSESLLH, from the exons ATGAATTCGTCGTCGCTCTATTTCTTACTGGGGCTCCTCCTTACGGGCGCCTGTGTCAAGACAGTGGAGATAAAGAACCTCCTGAGGGAGATGAGGGCGGGAATAATTGAACGTAGAGAAGAGGTGAGTCGCCAGGTAGGCGCGATGGTGAGCGGGGTGTTGGAGCAGTACCTGGCTGGGTGTCACCTGGTGTTGGCCtcgaccacacaacactcacccatGTTTTCCCACGCCATTAG GCATCTGGCGGCCTGGGTGTATACACAGGTGGTAGTGGAGACGGGGTTACTCTTCCACCATAATAAGACAACCCAGCATGAACCAAGCAGGGACCAGCTCCTCAAGGGGCTGTGGGGTGATGGGACGCCCACTTGTCATGCCCTCATTCTGGACGACACCAGTAGAGATGCTCACCCTCATGTCAG GATTCTGGACTGGTCTAGTGTGTGGCTGCGGCCGGAGACacgggtggtggtgattggtgagaGTGAAGGAGTGGAGGACGTGCTCCATCACTTTACTCTTCGGAATACCATCCATGTCCTATACCTCGCTCTGCACAGCCACACCCTACGCGAACCCCCACAAGTCACCGGGCTACGAAGGGAGAGCTCTGAAGAAG GGAGTGAGGAAGTCAGGATGTACCGGCGGTGTCTGTACTGCAACGATGGTGAGGCGGACATCCAGCTGTTGTCACGATGGAAACTGAACCTCAGCGTACCCACGGGTCTGCTGGTCTTTACCG AACACGGCGCGAACTTCATGGGGCATGAGTTCAAGATAGTGGATAAGAGGTACTTCCCTTACTTCACGTACGAGCGCGCCAGCGATGAGCCAGGCTCAGTCGTGTATCCTCGGGACTCCCTGATCACGCGCATGGTCAACACCGTCGCGCTCCGCCTCAACTTCAC GTATACGATAAGGGAGCCTCTAGACGGGCAGTGGGGAGTGCGAAATG ATGGGACTTGGACGGGCATCGTGGGAGAACTCCAGAATCAACTGGTCGATTTTACGATGGACTCCACGTTAACCCCTCAGAGAGCTCCTGTGCTGGACTACGCCAGGGTCTATATCGATGAGTCTATCGTCATCCTGTCGTCCAAACCACGACTTCTGCCCGAGTACCTGTCACTAATCAGACCGTTTGAAG GGGAGTTGTGGTTACTGTTGCTGATCAGCGTCGTAACCTGGGGAGTGACGCTGTGGCTGCTGCAGATGGCGTGGTCGAAGGCGTCAGGTGGCCGTGGTCTTAGTCTCAGTTCCTCACTGTTCTACAGCTGGAGCGTCATACTGGAGGACCCGCCCTCACGCCCTCCCGAGAACATAACGGCACAG GTATTGGTAGGATGGTGGCTGGTGTTCTGCCTAGTGGTCTCCACCGCGTACAGATCATCCTTGATCTCCCATCTGGTGGTACAAGGTAAGTCTCCACTCATCAACAGCGTGGAGGACCTGGTGGCTCGTGAGAGCTGGAGGTGGGGCACGCCACGGATGACAGGCGCCCTGCTCACGTTTCTCAAGACGAGTCCCAACCCTGCCATACAGAAGATGTATAAAGGCATGCAG GCCAACAGCATTGAAGAAGGGATGAGGCTGGTTCTTCAGGGTGGCTACTCCTTCATCTACAACAAATACATTTCCAAAACGTTTATTGCCGCACGTTACACTGACGACGTCGGCTACACACCCGTCCACATCAGCAACAAGAATTATGTACTTTTTACCGGCAATGCTTGGGCATGCAG GAGGGGCGCCCCTTTCCGCCGGGGGCTGGACCAGGCGATACAACAACTGCTGGAGGCCGGCCTCATCACCTTCTGGATGGACGACGTCATCGCCACCCACGTCAGAAACACCCGCGACAGGAAACAAAAGGAGACTACAGAAGCCCTGGAGAACGAATCTAAACTCCTTCATATG gaggatggccaAGTGGTTCTGGGGCTCCGACACCTACAAGTGACCTTctatctgctgctgctggggttcgTCCTCTCCTTCGTCGTATTCCTGTCTGAGTCCCTCCTCCACTGA